The DNA window ATAAATATGCTAGAAATAGACTTATTCAcccaaatattaaaaaagaagaagaagacttTTTTTAGCTAATTTAACTTGCTTCACTGCACTACACAAGGAAACATCTCCCGACAACTTTCCCAAAACCCACAAGTAAAAGGGTCACATAAAAAAATCCCCAAACTCTTCGTACTTGTTCTTGAGCAAATGTATTATATCAGATTAACActaatcaaagcttattcaacaataattttctatttattttatgtattaactTTTTCGCTTTTGAAAAGTAAACTAGCAAGAGCTGAgatctcttttctttctttataaatTATTTCTCCTCCTTTTTCTCTAGAATCTTTCGCATGAAGtctctttaagtttttattttccttttcttcctgTATTTCTTTTGAAGCCGCCTTATATGAAACTTATCCATTTTTGATAATCCATCCCGTTTCTCTGTTTCATTGAGATTTATATGTTCTTTGATTCAGCTTTGACCGTTGGATCATTCAGCTCCAGGGGTTATTGATTGGATTTGCTTTCTGGGTTTTTAGTTGTTTTTGTTGTTATTGGTTCTTTTCTGAGGGGTTTGAATCGaactttaaaactttaaaaagcTTTCGAACTGATTCTGAAAGAGTTGGGTTTAATCATTGAGTTACTTTCCGTAATGTGAACTTTTGTCAGAGAGTTTCAGCGGAGAGCTAGTAGGTGGCTTAAAGAGCAAAACACAAAGCCctaggaagaagaagaagaagaagaagaagaagaagaagaagaagaagaagaagaagaagaaaaaaaccaaCTTTGTATGCTAGAAGGAATATATTGAAGTAATGCCGGTCGACTTAGATAATTCATCCACCGCTTCCGGTGAAGCTAGCGTCACGTCCTCCGGTAACCAAAACCCACTTCCCAAATCCACCGCCAAGAAGAAACGTAACCTCCCTGGAATGCCAGGTATACCTTAAATTAACTATCTAATGATAATCAATAAACAACCGgactttattatgtttttttttcctttaattttgtttttttaggtTGCTACAGATCCAGATGCGGAGGTTATTGCTTTATCTCCGAGGACTCTTCTAGCGACGAATCGATTCGTTTGTGAAATTTGCAACAAAGGGTTTCAAAGGGACCAGAATCTTCAGCTTCATAGACGAGGTCATAATTTACCATGGAAGCTGAGGCAGAGATCAAGTAAGGAAGTGAAAAAGAGAGTTTATGTTTGTCCTGAGATCACTTGTGTCCATCACCATCCATCAAGAGCTTTGGGCGATCTTACGGGAATTAAGAAGCATTTCTGTAGAAAACATGGTGAAAAAAAGTGGAAATGCGATAAGTGTTCCAAAAAATATGCTGTTCAATCGGATTGGAAAGCTCACTCCAAGATTTGCGGTACTCGGGAGTACAAATGTGATTGTGGAACTGTCTTttccaggttttttttttttttaacaatctaaAGCTTCATTTTGTATTGAAAAACAATTGGATATTGTTAATAATGTTGTTGTTGTTTTCCCCAGGAGGGATAGTTTTATCACCCACAGGGCTTTCTGTGATGTGTTGGCAGAGGAGAGggctaaagctcaaacacaaccGCAGcctcagaatcagaatcaaactGCCACCAAAGAATCCGACCCAAAACCTCAGACTACGGATTCTTCACCACCATCTGCAGCTGCACCGGTATCGGTTTCTGCGCCAGAATCAGGGAAAGTTCCAGCTCCAGCTCCAGCTGTGCCTCAGTTAACTAGTGTGATATCTTCTTCAGCTTTGCCAATTCAAAGTTCTGGTAAGTAAGTTTTCTGCATtctggttttgttttaattaagcaaAGACAACGtttgttattgttgttattattgtcTTCGGATGAATCGTTGGACCTTAGTAGTTATTTGTCTGTTTCTGGTATTTGTTGTTATATGGTGGTATTAGTAACTGGTTTGGTGGTGAGACTGAGATTTGAGAGAGAAGGAAAATGAGGTCATTTCTTGAACTTTGAAATTCAATCTTGATAAAAGACTAAAATGTTTCAAAAGCTAAAGGAAAAGAGAAGTGGATTTACAGAATGGAAATCATGATCGATTCTTGCTTTTTGCTCTAaagttctttttcacaaagatAAGTCTTTTAACTTTCCAGGCTACTTTGTATTTAGACTTTTTAAGTCAGGTCCTCTAATGTTGTATTTGCCCTCTATCTTGGATCATGTTATAGACTTGCCTGAAAATCCCAGTCCTATCATGGAAGAATCTCTGGCTCCAGCTCCAGCTGCGGCACCAACAGGTTTGAATGGAAGTTGTAGTAGTAGCGCCAGCTTAGGTAGCAATGGCAGTAGCGGTAGTGGCAGCCGCTGCAGTGTATTTGCTAGCTTATTTGCATCCTCAACTACATCTGCGAGCTTAAAACCTCAGCAACCTCCGGTTTTCATCGACTTATTTCAATCTGTAGGTCAACCAGATTGTCTTACTGACCTTGCGCCATCTCCATCCATCGAACCAATTTCTCTATGCCTCTCAACAAACCATGGGTCATCAATATTTGGGACTGCAGGGCAAGAGCACAGGCAATACGCACCACCACCACAACCTGCTATGTCTGCCACAGCACTGCTGCAGAAAGCTGCTCAGATGGGAGCAACCGCAACTAATGCATCCTTGCTTCATGGTTTGGGTATAGCTTCATTATCTTCATCATCCGCACAGCAAGATAATTTGCAATGGGGTCAGAGACAGGTTGAGCCTGAGAATACCTCTGTTGTAGCAGGGCTTGGCCTTGGGCTTCCTCGTGATGGAAGTTCAGGATTAAAGGAATTGATGATGGGAACTCCTGTATTTGGTCCTAAGCAAGCAACTCTCGATTTTCTTGGATTGGGAATGGCTGCTGGTGGCAGCCCCAATGGTGGCCTGTCAGCTCTAATTACCTCCATTGGAGGTGAACTTGATGTTGTTGCAGCAGCAACTTCATTTGGGGGTGGAGATTTCACCAGCAAGGACATTGGAAGGAGCTCATAACATGGGACAAATAAGAATTGCTACTGCAGGGGTTAGCATCAAGCCATCAAAAGAGGCAGTTGAggtctttttttttattgttctgCTGCCTTGTACACAACAAAGGCGAAAATGCCCGTCTGTGTAAAAGGTAAAATACTAGAACCAAATGTATTCGGATACCTAATGTATAAAGCTTGCTGAAACAGTAACATCTCTAAAATATGATTTGGGTGAAGTGGAGACATTTCGACATTGTTTATCTTATATTTTATCAAAGCCTGGGAACTATAAGATGATCACTTAAGCTACTCTTTcccattttctaaaaaaaagaatTGAGAAGTGAATGATCTTCCATGAGGTAAACCAGATCATGAA is part of the Gossypium hirsutum isolate 1008001.06 chromosome D11, Gossypium_hirsutum_v2.1, whole genome shotgun sequence genome and encodes:
- the LOC107913094 gene encoding zinc finger protein GAI-ASSOCIATED FACTOR 1 isoform X3, translated to MPVDLDNSSTASGEASVTSSGNQNPLPKSTAKKKRNLPGMPDPDAEVIALSPRTLLATNRFVCEICNKGFQRDQNLQLHRRGHNLPWKLRQRSSKEVKKRVYVCPEITCVHHHPSRALGDLTGIKKHFCRKHGEKKWKCDKCSKKYAVQSDWKAHSKICGTREYKCDCGTVFSRRDSFITHRAFCDVLAEERAKAQTQPQPQNQNQTATKESDPKPQTTDSSPPSAAAPVSVSAPESGKVPAPAPAVPQLTSVISSSALPIQSSGQPDCLTDLAPSPSIEPISLCLSTNHGSSIFGTAGQEHRQYAPPPQPAMSATALLQKAAQMGATATNASLLHGLGIASLSSSSAQQDNLQWGQRQVEPENTSVVAGLGLGLPRDGSSGLKELMMGTPVFGPKQATLDFLGLGMAAGGSPNGGLSALITSIGGELDVVAAATSFGGGDFTSKDIGRSS
- the LOC107913094 gene encoding zinc finger protein GAI-ASSOCIATED FACTOR 1 isoform X2, translated to MPVDLDNSSTASGEASVTSSGNQNPLPKSTAKKKRNLPGMPDPDAEVIALSPRTLLATNRFVCEICNKGFQRDQNLQLHRRGHNLPWKLRQRSSKEVKKRVYVCPEITCVHHHPSRALGDLTGIKKHFCRKHGEKKWKCDKCSKKYAVQSDWKAHSKICGTREYKCDCGTVFSRRDSFITHRAFCDVLAEERAKAQTQPQPQNQNQTATKESDPKPQTTDSSPPSAAAPVSVSAPESGKVPAPAPAVPQLTSVISSSALPIQSSDLPENPSPIMEESLAPAPAAAPTGQPDCLTDLAPSPSIEPISLCLSTNHGSSIFGTAGQEHRQYAPPPQPAMSATALLQKAAQMGATATNASLLHGLGIASLSSSSAQQDNLQWGQRQVEPENTSVVAGLGLGLPRDGSSGLKELMMGTPVFGPKQATLDFLGLGMAAGGSPNGGLSALITSIGGELDVVAAATSFGGGDFTSKDIGRSS
- the LOC107913094 gene encoding zinc finger protein GAI-ASSOCIATED FACTOR 1 isoform X1; this translates as MPVDLDNSSTASGEASVTSSGNQNPLPKSTAKKKRNLPGMPDPDAEVIALSPRTLLATNRFVCEICNKGFQRDQNLQLHRRGHNLPWKLRQRSSKEVKKRVYVCPEITCVHHHPSRALGDLTGIKKHFCRKHGEKKWKCDKCSKKYAVQSDWKAHSKICGTREYKCDCGTVFSRRDSFITHRAFCDVLAEERAKAQTQPQPQNQNQTATKESDPKPQTTDSSPPSAAAPVSVSAPESGKVPAPAPAVPQLTSVISSSALPIQSSDLPENPSPIMEESLAPAPAAAPTGLNGSCSSSASLGSNGSSGSGSRCSVFASLFASSTTSASLKPQQPPVFIDLFQSVGQPDCLTDLAPSPSIEPISLCLSTNHGSSIFGTAGQEHRQYAPPPQPAMSATALLQKAAQMGATATNASLLHGLGIASLSSSSAQQDNLQWGQRQVEPENTSVVAGLGLGLPRDGSSGLKELMMGTPVFGPKQATLDFLGLGMAAGGSPNGGLSALITSIGGELDVVAAATSFGGGDFTSKDIGRSS